GATCCGGACCGGCGGCGCGACGACCCGGACGAACTCTGGCAGAGCATGTTCACCCTCAACGCGAGCAACGTCACGGGCGACGAGCGGCTGCTCGGAGCGGTGTTTGGCAACGAGCGGCTGGTCGTATCGGGCGGCAATAACGGTGAAGCGGTGAACTATCTCTACCGCTTCAACCGCGGCGGAATGTTGACGGGACGGTCGGAGCAGCCGGTTCGTGGCGCCTGGGGTGTACACGACCTGGCCTATGACGGGCGGGATTATTATGGCGGTTCAGGCAATCAGATCTACCGTATGTCAGCCAATGGCGCCGAACTGGGACGGATCGCCTCGCCCATCGAGCCGCCGCGAGCGCTTGCCGTCGATCCGCAAGGTCGCATTTGGACGACGACACCCGGCGCGCCGCTTCACCGGCTCAGCCCTCAAGGCGCGGTCGAACGCACCTACAGCCATTCTCTCCGCCCCTATGGTCTGGCGTGGCATCCGGTCGATCCTGACGGCTGTCCGCTTTGGGTATTTTCCGCCGACGGCGTCAGCAACCTTGCCATCAGCAAGATGGACACCGCCACCGGCCGCATCCGGCTGGTGACAGAACTTGCCTTGCGTGACGGCGACCGCGCCGGTGGCTGCGAATTGACACCGCTTTGGGATGACCGTGTCTGGGCCCTGGTTGCGCTCATTCAGAATCCGGCGGGAGACCGGGTTGAAGTGATCGACGCCGGCCCAAACCTCGCCTGGATCGGCGTGGCTCCCAACGAGGGAGTTCTCGAGCCGGAGGGAATGACGCAGGTTAACATCTCGCTTTCGGCATTGCAGCTTCGGGGAGGTCTCTACGAGGCCTCGGTAGTTATTCGCCACAATGCCGCCGGCGACCGTGCCGTCATCCCGGTGCGGCTGGTGGTCGATCCGCTTCTGGCCGGGGTTTCCGATGACCTTCCGACGCAACATTCCATAACCTCCATCCATCCCAATCCGGCCAATGGCCACACCTCGATCAGGTTTGGTCTGCCACGCTCGGACCGGGTCTCCCTAACCTTGCATAGCGCGGACGGGCGATTAGTAGAAGAATGGTTGGATGAGCACCTTCCTGCCGGCAGCCATCAGCGCGTTTTCGACGCTTCGGCATATCCGGCGGGGCTCTATATCATTCGCATATCTTCGGGCGGCGCTCCGGTCGCGCGCAAGTTCGTCATTTTGAAGTGAGTGCCTGTTGAGACATAACCTGCCGGTCCGTCGGGGTGGCTGGATTATCAAATCCCTGATTGTAGTTGGACTAACGCTTCCCGCCGCACTTACGGCGGGAGCGCGTTTTATGCGCTCCCCGGCGCCTTCGCCGGACGGCAGCGAGATCGCCTTCTCTTACGGAGGCGATCTCTGGACGGTCCGATCCGACGGCTCGCACTCCCGCCGGCTCACGACACATCCCGGCTACGAGCACCTCCCGAAATGGTCTCCCGACGGCCGGTGGATTGTCTTCTCCGGAGCGCGCGAAGGCGACCGCGACGTCTATCTCATTGCCTCCGGAGGCGGCGAACCGCGCCGGTTGACGTCGTTCGACGTCGATGAGGATGTGTGCGACTGGACGCCGGACGGCAGCGCGGTCATCTTTGCCTCGCGTCGGGATGATCTCTATCCGGACTTTCCGCTTCTCTACAAAGTCCCGGCCGCCGGCGGGACGCCGATCCCGCTGGTGGGTGGTTACGGACGGGACGGGACGATTTCCCCGGACGGAACAGCACTACTTTTGACCCAGGGCGATGGACAATGGTGGCGGCGGCGCTACCGTTCGAGCGGCGCGGCACAGGTTTGGAAGGTCGAACTGGCAAGCGGCCGGTTTACTGCCATAACCGACACCGGCCGGAAAGTGTCGGGGGACGACTTTCTTAAGACGACGTCGAGATGGCCTCTTTGGGGGCGAGGCGGGACAATCTATTTCGTCTCGGAGGCCGACGGCACCCCGAATCTCTACGCCCTTGAACCGACCGGCCTTCGGCGTCAAGTTACGCATTATCAGGGCGACGGCGTCCGCTTTCCGGCAATCTCGCGCGACGGCAGCACCATCGCCTTTGAGTTGCAAGATCAGATTTTCGTGATGGTGAGCGAAGGCGAAGCGCGCCCGCTCGAAGTCGATCTCCCCCTCGATCCGGTCGAGATGATCCCCCGCGACCAGACCTTCACAGACAAGGCGCGGCGGGTCGTTTTCACACCGAACGGCAAGCAAATGCTCCTGGGGGTGCGAGGCCGCATTGCAGTAGGTCGGATCACCGGCGACGACGACAAAGCCGCGCGAGGACGGGCGAACCTTCTGTCCGACGATCCATCGGCACGAGACCGGCACGCGATCGTCTCGGCGGGCGGCGACTCGGTCATCCTGGCCTCGGACCGAAGCGGCAACAACGACCTCTATCTCGTAACCTCCGACGACCCCGAGACAAAGGAACTCGCGCGCGCCTTGCGACTTAAGTGGGAGCGGCTCACGACGCATCCGGCTGAGGAGATGTTTCCGTCGCTAACCCCCGACAACCGGTCGTTAGCCTTTGTGCGGGGCACCCGGACCTTGGTGGTGCTCGACCTGAAGAGCCGCTCGGAGCGAGTGTTGATCGATGGCTGGATGCTGAGCGACGAGTCGTGGCTGGCGTGGTCGCCGGACTCGAAATGGCTCGCCTTCGCCAGCAGCGACGACGACTACAACAGCGACGTCTGGATTGTCCCCGCCGCGGGCGGCGCGCCGGTTAACGTCAGCCGTCATCCCGACGACGACACCTTCCCGGTCTGGTCGTCCGACGGTTCCAAACTCGCCTTCCGGTCGCGGCGGCGCGACAACAACTGGGACCTACATATCGTTTTCCTAAAAAAGTCCGACCACGAGAAGAGCGCTGCCGATTGGGCTGAGGAGGTTCGCGCCAAAGGTGCCAAGAGCAGCCCCAAGGATGATAAGGAAGGCAAGAAGAAGGACGAGACCAAAGATGTTCCCCGCGTCGAGGTCGTCATCGACACGACCGATGTTTTTCTTCGACTGCGCGCGGTTACGAACCTGGCCGGAGAGGAAGGCGAGTTCGCCATTTCGCCCGACGGCAAGCGATTTGCCTTCAGCGCCGATCACGAAGGGCAGAGCGACCTCTACGCCATCGACTGGACCGGTGACAATCTGAAGCGGCTCACGACTGGCGGTGCGGCGCCGACTTCGATTTCGTTCGAAGAGAGCGGCAAACGGGTGCGGTATGTCGATAGCGGAGGTCGGGTGAAATCGGTCGAAGAAGGAGGCGGGTCCGCCAAAGATCATCCCTTTGAAGTGCGTATGCGGATCGACCCTCGAGCCGAAAGGCAGCAGAAGTTCCTTGAAACCTGGCGTGTCCTGAACGACCGGTTTTACGACTCGAACTTCCACGGTCAGGACTGGGCTGCGCTGCGGGACAAGTATTGGCCGCTTGCGGAGAGCGCCTCGTGCGAAGCGGACTTTGCCGATGTGATGCGAATGCTGTTCGGCGAACTCAACTCGTCGCACATGGGCTTCTACCTGCCCGATTCGCGGACGACGGCGGTTGGGAGGCTGGGGCTTGATTACGCCCCCAATCCGCTCCATGCGTCTTCATCCTCCCGTATTGACCCGCCGCCGGATAGAGCCGGACTGGAGATCGCCCACGTTCTGCCCGACGGCCCCTGCGACCGGATAGAGACGCGCGTTCAGGCGGGCGAGTGGCTCACTGCTGTCGCCGGCCGGCGCCTGACCGGTGAGGTGAGCCTCGATGCGCTGCTCGCCGGTCAAGTCGGCGAGCGCACCGAAATCTATGTCTGGGACGGCCGTCGTGAACGGCGTCTGATCGTTCGTCCCGTCGATCAGAACCGCGAAGGCAATCTTCGCTACGAAGAATGGGTAAAAGCCCGGCAGGCGGCAGTCGCAAGCCTTTCGGGCGGACGGCTTGGCTATCTCCACATTCGCGGGATGGGCGAGCCGTCGCTGGCGCGGTTCGAATCCGAACTCTACTCGGTCGGCTTCGGCAAAGAGGCGCTCGTCGTCGATGTCCGGCACAACGGCGGCGGCTGGACGACCGACTGGCTGCTGACTATGCTCCAAGTGCGGCGCCATGCGACGACCTTCCCGCGCGACGGCGGGCCCGGCTATCCTCAAGGACGTTTGCCGCTCTACAGTTGGACCCGGCCGATCATCGTCCTCTGCAATGAGACTTCCTTCTCCAACGCCGAAATCTTCAGCCATGCGGTGAAGCAGTTGGGGCGAGCCAAACTGGTCGGCGTTCCGACGCCCGGCGGAGTCATCTCGACCGGCCACGAATTGCTGATCGATGGCTCATCGTTCCGGCTGCCGCTTAGGGGATGGTATGCCGGCGACATGAATACACCCGACCCGAGCCGGAACCTCGAGGGGCACGGCGCCGTGCCCGACATCATTGTGGAACTTCCCCCGACGGCGCTCGGAGCGTCCGAAGACCTTCAGTTGCAGCAGGCAGTTGATACTCTTCTGAGAGACCTCGATGCGACGAAGCGGTAGGATTCAGATGCTCCCGGCCATAAGAGCGATGGCGGCGTTGCTGCCGGTGTTGGCGCTAACAGCGCTGCTCGCCGGTTGCAATGATCATGACGAGTTGCAATCGAGGGTGCTGGTGGGCCGGATAGCGCCATCGCTTCGGGCGCAAACGCCCCGGCTGGAGGAGACATTAGATCGGTATCGGGGCGAAGCGCTCGTCCCGGCTGAACCGGTCGCCTCTGGACGGCTGCGCGCTGCGGCGCTGGTCGATGCGTTAGGCAAGTGGGCTCTGGAGAATGGCGAACCCTTCAGGCAGGAGAGCGATACCTTGCGCACCCGGGCCGATGTCAACCAACTCAAGATTGAGACCATAAAGGTCATCAGGAACGGCGTCGAGTTGACCGGCACGACAAGGGTCAAGGTTATCGGCCGCAATCATGGCGAACAGCGGTGGAGGGTCGAAAACCTCGTGCTTGCCGAGCCGGCCGGGAGTGACGGCAATCTTGAGGCACTGCTCGATGCGCTGCAGGCGGCTGGATTCGTTTCCGCTGGCGGGTTACCGGTTGGGACGGGCTTCTGGCGCGAGGAGATTGCCATGTTGCCGGCAGGCAAGCGTCAATGAACAGAAGAGTGGAAATCACTCTGGCTTGCGGGCAGTTTGCGCCCCGGTTCGGCGAAATCGGATTCAACCTCGAACAGATTCGCCGGATGGTCGAAGCAACAGACGCCGACCTCTTCATCTTCCCGGAACTCTGCACCTCCGGATATGAGTTCCAGGACCGAAAGGAAGCCTTCGATCTGGCGCTTGACTTGGATAGGGGTAAGGAACTATCTTGGCTAAGCGGGCTTGCAGGGGATACCGGGACGCATCTGGTGCTGGGATTTCCCGAACGTGCCGGGGATAAGGTATTCAATGCCGCGTTGTTGGTCGAGCCGTCCGGCAAGGCGCATTTCTATAGGAAGATTCATCTGTTCGACCGGGAGAAGGAATTGTTCGACACGGGAGACATGCCGTTCGCGGTGATCGACACGGCGGGCGGGCGGATCGGTGTGATGATCTGTTTCGACTGGATCTTCCCCGAAGCGGCGCGGACGTTAGCGCTTGGCGGAGCGCAGGTGATCGCGCATCCGTCGAATCTGGTGCTGCAGTATTGTCAGAAGGCGATGTTTGCGCGGTCGGTGGAGAACGGGGTCTTTACGGCGACCTGCAACCGGGTCGGTGCCGAATCCCGCGCCGGTCGGACGCTCACCTTTACGGGCGCCAGCCAGATTTTGTCGAACCGGGGGGCGACGCTGGCGCAGGCATCGTCCGACGGTGAGGAGGTCATCCACGCCCTGATTACTCCTTCCGACGCGGACAACAAGATGATCACCGGGCGGAATCATCTGGTGGAGGATAGGCGGGAGGAGTGGTATGCTTGAGGCGAGTGTAAGAGCAGC
The DNA window shown above is from Calditrichota bacterium and carries:
- a CDS encoding peptidase S41; protein product: MRHNLPVRRGGWIIKSLIVVGLTLPAALTAGARFMRSPAPSPDGSEIAFSYGGDLWTVRSDGSHSRRLTTHPGYEHLPKWSPDGRWIVFSGAREGDRDVYLIASGGGEPRRLTSFDVDEDVCDWTPDGSAVIFASRRDDLYPDFPLLYKVPAAGGTPIPLVGGYGRDGTISPDGTALLLTQGDGQWWRRRYRSSGAAQVWKVELASGRFTAITDTGRKVSGDDFLKTTSRWPLWGRGGTIYFVSEADGTPNLYALEPTGLRRQVTHYQGDGVRFPAISRDGSTIAFELQDQIFVMVSEGEARPLEVDLPLDPVEMIPRDQTFTDKARRVVFTPNGKQMLLGVRGRIAVGRITGDDDKAARGRANLLSDDPSARDRHAIVSAGGDSVILASDRSGNNDLYLVTSDDPETKELARALRLKWERLTTHPAEEMFPSLTPDNRSLAFVRGTRTLVVLDLKSRSERVLIDGWMLSDESWLAWSPDSKWLAFASSDDDYNSDVWIVPAAGGAPVNVSRHPDDDTFPVWSSDGSKLAFRSRRRDNNWDLHIVFLKKSDHEKSAADWAEEVRAKGAKSSPKDDKEGKKKDETKDVPRVEVVIDTTDVFLRLRAVTNLAGEEGEFAISPDGKRFAFSADHEGQSDLYAIDWTGDNLKRLTTGGAAPTSISFEESGKRVRYVDSGGRVKSVEEGGGSAKDHPFEVRMRIDPRAERQQKFLETWRVLNDRFYDSNFHGQDWAALRDKYWPLAESASCEADFADVMRMLFGELNSSHMGFYLPDSRTTAVGRLGLDYAPNPLHASSSSRIDPPPDRAGLEIAHVLPDGPCDRIETRVQAGEWLTAVAGRRLTGEVSLDALLAGQVGERTEIYVWDGRRERRLIVRPVDQNREGNLRYEEWVKARQAAVASLSGGRLGYLHIRGMGEPSLARFESELYSVGFGKEALVVDVRHNGGGWTTDWLLTMLQVRRHATTFPRDGGPGYPQGRLPLYSWTRPIIVLCNETSFSNAEIFSHAVKQLGRAKLVGVPTPGGVISTGHELLIDGSSFRLPLRGWYAGDMNTPDPSRNLEGHGAVPDIIVELPPTALGASEDLQLQQAVDTLLRDLDATKR